A genome region from Mycolicibacterium litorale includes the following:
- the speB gene encoding agmatinase, with amino-acid sequence MTTGGEGVQYVQSPTGALGQVDAQAVPRYAGLATFARLPQRHEVPDYDIAVVGVPFDGGVTYRPGARFGPAAIRQASRLLKPYHPALDVSPFAAAQVVDAGDIAANPFDITAAVDEILAGVRGLLHRPEQRVVLLGGDHTIALPSLQAVNEVHGPVALVHFDAHLDTWDTYFGAPCTHGTPFRRASEQGLLVKDRSAHVGIRGSLYDRADLLEDAELGFTVVHCRDIDRIGVDGVIERVLERVGEHPVYVSIDIDVLDPAFAPGTGTPEIGGMTSRELVAVLRAMRGCNIVAADIVEVAPAYDQAEVTAVAGANLAYELITLMADR; translated from the coding sequence ATGACGACAGGGGGAGAAGGCGTGCAGTACGTGCAGTCACCGACAGGTGCGCTGGGTCAGGTGGACGCGCAGGCGGTACCCCGGTACGCCGGGCTAGCGACGTTCGCGCGGTTGCCGCAGCGCCACGAGGTGCCCGACTACGACATCGCCGTCGTCGGCGTGCCGTTCGACGGTGGGGTGACCTACCGCCCCGGCGCCCGCTTCGGTCCCGCCGCGATCCGTCAGGCGTCCCGGTTGCTCAAGCCGTATCACCCGGCGCTCGACGTCTCGCCGTTCGCCGCGGCGCAGGTGGTCGACGCCGGTGACATCGCGGCCAATCCGTTCGACATCACCGCCGCCGTCGACGAGATCCTCGCCGGGGTGCGGGGCCTGCTTCACCGGCCCGAACAGCGGGTGGTGCTGCTGGGCGGTGACCACACCATCGCGCTGCCCTCGCTGCAGGCGGTCAACGAGGTGCACGGCCCGGTGGCGCTGGTGCATTTCGACGCCCACCTCGACACCTGGGACACCTACTTCGGGGCGCCCTGCACCCACGGCACCCCGTTCCGTCGCGCGTCCGAACAGGGGCTGCTGGTCAAGGACCGCTCGGCGCACGTCGGCATCCGCGGGTCGCTCTACGACCGGGCGGACCTGCTCGAAGACGCCGAACTCGGGTTCACCGTGGTGCACTGCCGCGACATCGACCGCATCGGTGTCGACGGCGTGATCGAGCGCGTACTGGAGCGGGTCGGCGAGCATCCGGTCTACGTCTCCATCGACATCGACGTGCTGGATCCGGCATTCGCGCCGGGGACGGGGACTCCCGAGATCGGCGGGATGACCAGCCGGGAACTGGTCGCGGTGCTGCGGGCCATGCGCGGGTGCAACATCGTCGCCGCCGACATCGTCGAAGTCGCGCCGGCCTACGACCAGGCCGAGGTGACCGCGGTCGCGGGGGCCAACCTCGCCTACGAGCTGATCACACTGATGGCCGACCGATGA
- a CDS encoding polysaccharide deacetylase family protein: MTELRWPQGKSAAAAFTFDVDAESAVLWNNESVGARMSVMSHQAYGPLVGVPRILELLERHQIPSTFFVPGHTADRYPQAIRSIVAAGHEIAHHGYLHEQPTALTLEEEIDVIDRGLAALADVAGVRPVGYRAPMWDLSWRTPALLAERGFLYDSSLMDADHPYELAVPGHDPLVEIPIQWALDDWEQYCFLPDISGSGLIESPRKARELWQLEFDGLRRAGGCWVLTNHPFLTGRTSRAAELDDLMRYVLDHDDVWTTNLGTIAEHVRSLGLTPRSITPPDVPR, from the coding sequence ATGACCGAATTGCGTTGGCCGCAGGGCAAATCCGCGGCGGCGGCGTTCACCTTCGACGTGGACGCCGAATCCGCGGTGCTGTGGAACAACGAATCCGTCGGGGCGCGGATGAGCGTGATGAGCCACCAGGCCTACGGCCCGCTGGTCGGCGTCCCGCGCATCCTCGAGCTGCTCGAGCGGCACCAGATCCCGTCGACGTTCTTCGTGCCCGGCCACACCGCCGATCGCTACCCGCAGGCGATCCGAAGCATCGTGGCCGCCGGACACGAGATCGCCCACCACGGCTATCTCCACGAACAGCCGACGGCGCTGACGCTCGAGGAGGAGATCGACGTCATCGACCGGGGACTGGCCGCACTCGCCGACGTCGCCGGGGTGCGGCCCGTCGGCTACCGGGCGCCGATGTGGGATCTGTCGTGGCGCACGCCCGCGCTGCTGGCCGAGCGCGGGTTCCTCTACGACTCGAGCCTGATGGACGCCGACCACCCCTATGAGTTGGCGGTGCCCGGCCACGACCCGCTGGTCGAGATCCCGATCCAGTGGGCGCTCGACGACTGGGAGCAGTACTGCTTCCTGCCTGACATCTCCGGCAGCGGTCTGATCGAGAGCCCCCGCAAGGCCCGGGAACTGTGGCAGCTGGAATTCGACGGACTGCGCCGCGCCGGCGGTTGCTGGGTGCTGACCAACCATCCGTTCCTGACCGGTCGGACCTCGCGCGCCGCGGAGCTCGACGACCTGATGCGCTACGTCCTCGACCACGACGACGTGTGGACCACCAACCTCGGGACGATCGCCGAGCACGTCCGCTCACTCGGGCTCACACCTCGGAGCATCACACCGCCCGATGTGCCGCGCTGA
- a CDS encoding biotin transporter BioY: protein MDAKVGARRRWAVSAGDLTQAAVFAALIAALGLPGTLTIGPSGVPITVQTLGVMLAGSILGPRKGALAVALFAILAIAGLPILAGARTGLVSLASPTAGFFVGWLPAAVVIGALTALMMPRYRVLWGIVINVVGGMAVIYAFGTVGLMIRADLSWWAALSTNGIYVAGDLAKAVVTALVAAQVHRARPGLIAPWGRRRAATADD from the coding sequence GTGGATGCGAAGGTGGGCGCGCGGCGCCGGTGGGCCGTCTCGGCCGGCGACCTGACCCAGGCGGCGGTGTTCGCCGCGCTGATCGCCGCACTCGGCCTGCCGGGGACCCTCACCATCGGACCCAGCGGGGTGCCGATCACCGTGCAAACCCTCGGGGTGATGCTCGCCGGTTCGATCCTCGGCCCGCGCAAGGGCGCGCTGGCTGTCGCACTGTTCGCGATCCTCGCCATCGCCGGACTGCCCATCCTGGCCGGCGCCCGCACCGGCCTGGTGTCGCTGGCATCCCCGACCGCCGGTTTCTTCGTCGGGTGGCTACCCGCCGCGGTGGTGATCGGCGCGCTGACCGCGCTGATGATGCCGCGGTACCGGGTGCTGTGGGGCATCGTGATCAACGTCGTCGGTGGGATGGCGGTGATCTACGCGTTCGGCACCGTCGGCCTGATGATCCGCGCCGACCTGAGCTGGTGGGCGGCGCTGTCGACCAACGGCATCTATGTGGCAGGCGACCTCGCCAAGGCGGTGGTGACGGCGTTGGTCGCCGCGCAGGTGCACCGCGCCCGGCCCGGCCTGATCGCCCCCTGGGGGCGGCGCCGGGCCGCGACCGCCGATGACTGA
- a CDS encoding energy-coupling factor ABC transporter ATP-binding protein, whose amino-acid sequence MTDGVVFEGVAHAFGDRPVLRGISLTLTERRVGVLGANGSGKSTLARMVNGLVLPDRGTVRVHGLDTRRATRKVRRQVGFVFTDPDRQILMPTVAEDIELSLSRHGLSREERTERTRRVLERFGLAGHADHPAHLLSGGQKQLLALAAVLVTEPRIVVADEPTTLLDLRNAAMLRAAFATLDTQLIVVTHDLSLVDDFDRVIVLDEGEVVADDVPSVALAAYRRLMT is encoded by the coding sequence ATGACTGACGGCGTCGTCTTCGAGGGGGTGGCGCACGCATTCGGCGACCGCCCCGTCCTGCGCGGCATCTCGCTGACCCTGACCGAGCGCCGCGTCGGGGTGCTCGGCGCCAACGGCAGCGGCAAGTCCACCCTCGCGCGGATGGTCAACGGGCTGGTGCTGCCTGACCGTGGCACGGTACGCGTCCACGGCCTCGACACCCGGCGGGCCACCCGCAAGGTCCGCCGCCAGGTCGGATTCGTCTTCACGGACCCGGACCGGCAGATCCTCATGCCGACGGTGGCCGAGGACATCGAACTGTCGCTGTCGCGGCACGGCCTGAGTCGCGAGGAACGCACCGAGCGCACCCGGCGGGTGCTCGAACGGTTCGGCCTCGCCGGGCACGCCGACCACCCCGCCCATTTGCTGTCGGGCGGGCAGAAGCAGCTCCTGGCGCTGGCGGCCGTGCTGGTCACCGAACCGCGCATCGTGGTGGCCGACGAACCGACGACGCTGCTCGATCTGCGTAACGCGGCGATGCTGCGCGCCGCGTTCGCCACGCTGGACACACAGCTGATCGTGGTGACCCACGACCTGTCGCTGGTCGACGACTTCGACCGGGTGATCGTCCTCGACGAGGGGGAGGTCGTGGCCGACGACGTGCCCTCGGTCGCGCTGGCGGCCTACCGGCGGTTGATGACGTGA
- a CDS encoding energy-coupling factor transporter transmembrane component T family protein, whose protein sequence is MTTLGVYRPGSSLLHRVPAGVKLVGLGGLIALMSILVDTPADLGIAAAGLLVVFAAARMSARDVVTQLRPVFWVVVFIFAFQLLFTDWRRTLVVCGVLLLSVALAAVVTASTRTTDMLAAMTRAMRPLRRIGFPVDQVALALALTIRAIPLMVETVRQVEEARRARGLRFSPRIVVAPVVVAALRTADGFAEALAARGLD, encoded by the coding sequence GTGACGACGCTGGGGGTGTACCGGCCCGGGAGCTCGCTGCTGCACCGTGTGCCGGCCGGGGTGAAACTGGTCGGTCTCGGCGGGCTGATCGCGCTCATGTCGATACTCGTCGACACGCCCGCCGACCTCGGCATCGCGGCCGCGGGCCTGCTCGTGGTCTTCGCGGCCGCGCGGATGAGCGCCAGAGACGTTGTGACACAACTTCGTCCGGTGTTCTGGGTGGTCGTCTTCATCTTCGCCTTCCAGCTGCTGTTCACCGACTGGCGGCGCACGCTGGTGGTCTGCGGCGTCCTGCTGCTGTCGGTCGCGCTGGCGGCCGTGGTCACCGCCAGCACCCGCACGACCGACATGCTGGCCGCCATGACCCGCGCGATGCGGCCGCTGCGCCGCATCGGTTTCCCGGTGGATCAGGTCGCCCTCGCGCTGGCGCTCACGATCCGGGCGATACCCCTGATGGTCGAGACGGTGCGCCAGGTCGAGGAGGCGCGGCGCGCCCGTGGCCTGCGGTTCTCCCCGCGGATCGTGGTGGCGCCGGTGGTCGTGGCGGCCCTACGTACCGCCGACGGTTTCGCCGAGGCGCTCGCCGCGCGCGGCCTCGACTGA